The genomic stretch ATATTAAAAGACATTAGTCTTAAGGTGGAGCATGGGAAAGTTGTGGCAATCCTTGGACCGAGTGGATCTGGCAAAACAACGTTGTTACGGTGCCTGAATTATCTTGAAAAACCAGATGAAGGCACTGTATCTGTTGGAGAGATAAGTTTAAATGCTCACAGCGTTCGGAAAAAGGAGATTATTGCGCTGCGCAGACAATCTGCAATGGTTTTTCAACATTACAACTTATTTTCCCATAAAACTGTGCTTCAAAACGTAATGGAAGGGCTTGTTGTTGTTCATAAAATGAAAAAATCAATCGCTAAAGAGCAAAGCAAACAAATGCTTACTAAAGTAGGGCTAGAAGATAAACTTCACCATTATCCAAGCCAGCTTTCAGGTGGGCAACAACAGCGAGTAGGAATTGCAAGAGCTCTTGCTCTTAACCCAAAAGTTATTTTATTCGATGAACCTACATCTGCCCTTGATCCTGAACTAGTCGGAGAAGTGCTTTCCGTTATTAAAGAAATTGCTAGAGAAGGAATTACAATGATTATCGTCACACATGAGATGAACTTTGCAAGAGAAGTAGCTGACTATGTTCTATTTATGGACGAAGGAGTCATCGTTGAAGAAGGAGTCCCAGAGCAACTATTTTATAAACCAAACGAAGAACGAACAATACGCTTTCTAAAAAGACTTGAAGGTAATGATTACAGGAATCAAGATCATATTGTAAAAGAAGTACATCAACATGCTTTATAAACAGAGGGTTAGGGTTTAAAAGAGATTATTCAAAAGAGTTTTCAAATCAAGACATTCTTGTGAAATGCTTTCGTTATGATTTATATAAAGGAGGAGAGGAAAATGAATGCCAAAGTTCTTGAGGAACGTCTCATTCATATTTATAGGCATTTACATCAATACCCTGAACTTTCTCATGAAGAATTTGAAACAACAAGTAGAATTAAAGAATGGCTAATAGACAAAGGTATTCGCTTGGAAGAGACAGCTTTAAAAACAGGAGTTGTTGCAAACATCGGAAATAATGAGGGACCTGTTGTGGCCATTAGAGCAGATATTGATGCTTTATCCATTCAAGAGAATACCGACCTTTCATATGCTTCGCAAATACCTGGAAAAATGCACGCATGCGGTCATGATTTTCATACAGCAGCTGCTATTGGAGCAGCCTATTTATTAAAAAAAGAAGAAGAACAACTGAGAGGCAGTGTTCGTTTCTTATTTCAACCTGCTGAAGAATACGGAGCTGGAGCAGAAAAGGTTATTAAAGCAGGCCATTTAGAAGATGTAGAAGGTATTATTGGCCTTCATAACAAGCCTGACCTACAAGTCGGTACAATAGGAATTAAAAGAGGCCCATTGATGGCGGCTGTTGATCGTTTTAAAGTTGTGATCAATGGAAAAGGAGCACATGCAGCTCTTCCTCATAACGGAAGCGATCCAATTGTAGCATCAGCTCACATAATTACAGCTTTACAAACCGTTGTAAGCCGAAATGTTTCTCCGTTAAAAAGTGCGGTTGTGAGTGTAACAAGAATAGAGGGAGGAAATACCTGGAATGTTATTCCGAACTCTGTTACGATTGAGGGAACAGTGAGAACATTTGATAAGGAAGTGCGTGTACATGTCAAAGAACGTTTCTACACAATTTTAGAAAATATATTTAATACATTTCTAATGGAGGGAGATATCAAGTGGTATGAAGGACCGCCGCCGCTGATTAATCACTGCAGCATACTTGAAGCAATAGAGTCTGGAGCCAAAAGTGCTGAACTAAAAGTTATTGAACCAGAGCTTTCAACGGCAGGAGAAGACTTTGCTCATTACCTAGAGAAAGTACCGGGGGCTTTTGCGTTTTTAGGAACAAGTGGAACAGAAGATTGGCATCATCCTTCTTTTACAATAAACGAAAAAGCATTAATAAAAGGAGCTTATTTCTTGTATAGCAGTGCTAAATACCTTTTGCAACAACAGCATGATGTATTGAAAATCTAACTATAATGTATAAAAAAACCTAATGAGAAGAGGAGAATTTATAAAAAGAAAAAAGAAGTGAAAATTTTATTCCTACTTTACAAATAGGAATAATTGATTTAATATAAACGTAATCTAATATTTGCCGGCTAGAAAACTAGAGGTCTTTGGTGTGTAGATACTACGCATCAAAGGCCTTTTCTTATTTCAAAGGAAAGGGTGATAAGGATGGAAACTAAGAAAAAGGTACAGTGGATTAGCAAGCAAGAGTTTGGTGGAGAAGTAATTCATGGTATGAAGATTGGAAGAAAGCTTGGATTTCCCACAGCTAATGTAGCTTCTTCATCTCCCTCGCTTCAAAATGGAGTTTATGGTGTGCAAGTTCATTTAAATTCCAAAAAGTACGAAGGTATTATGAACATAGGATTCAAACCAACGATAGGGTCTGACCTTAAACATACAATTGAAATTCACCTCCTAAATTTTGAAGGAGACTTATATGGTCAACATTTAAAATGCATTCCTCTTTTCTACATCCGCTCTGAACAAAAATTTTCTTCACTTCACTCACTTCTTAAACAAATAAAGGAGGACAAAGAATATGCAAGAGTTGTATTCAGAAGCGAAAATATCGATCAAAACAAGCGAATATCTTAACTTACCAAATATACATTTTTATAATTGGTGCTATCAAAGGTACGGTCTTAACCGAGGCACATTCAATACAATTGAAGACTGGCTTTATAATCACGGTGTTATTAATGTTCTTTCTCGTCGTATCTATTTATTAGCATTTTTAAATTATCTTGAAGAAAAAGGGATAAAAAAAGGAAGTACAAAGTATTTGAAGTTTGGGCAAGGAGGGTTAGCAAGAAAGTTTCATGATTTTTTAAATATCCTTGAAGAAAATCCATTAAGCAAGTATTAAAGAAAGGGGATAATAACATGACAAATGCAGTGATCATCTATGGAGGAAACAGTAAAAAATCACGTTTAAAAGGATTATTTGATAAAGCAGAGCAGTATTTTAAGAAAGAGAATGTTTTAACTGAAACAGTTTTTGTTTCAGAATTACCTGCAGAGGATTTGATTTCAGCTAATTTTCATAGCCAAGAAATTATAAAGGCTAACGAAAAGGTAGCAAATGCTCACATTGTTGTTGTCCTTACACCTGTTTATAAAGCTGCTTATACAGGTATTTTAAAAACCTATTTAGATTTGTTACCACAGAAAGGACTACAGGGAAAAACGGTTGTTCCACTTGTACTAGGAGGTTCTTTTGGACATCTACTTTCTATTGATTATGCAATAAAACCTGTACTATCAGCCCTTGGAGCAACAAATATTTTAAGCGGAGCATATGTTATAGACATACAAGTGGAGAAAGTAAACAGTGAACATTACGCTATTGAAGATGAGATAAGTGAACGTATTGATAAGTTATTAGCTTTATCTATTAATGAGGAAAAACGCACCATTCCTGTGAATTAATAAAATGTGCTTTCATTTATACACGTAATATGAAAACGAGATGCTCTTCTTTAGTCGTTAAGGCGAAATTCTTAACGACTTTTTACATCTAGAGATTTATTTTAGGGTAGACAATAAATCAGGAAATAGATATAATTATACTAATTCCGATAGGTATAATAAGTTTTAGGGGTGGGAATATGAAAGTCTCCAGTAAAGGCGAGTATGCACTGCGTGCTCTTATTGTTCTTGGTCAGAAGAAAGAGCTTATGTCTATCAGTGATATTTCTGATGCAACACTTGTTACAGTAAAATATTTGGAAAAAATTTTACTTACCCTTAAGAAACTAGGATACGTAGAGAGTAAACGTGGTATACACGGAGGTTACTTCTTAAGTCAACAGCCTGAAGACATTAACATTGGTGAAGTCATTCGAAAAATTGAAGGGCCTCTTTCTCCAATGAGCTGTGCTAGTGTAACAGCTTATGAACCTTGTGCACTTGAAAAGACCTGCTTATTAAAGCCACTTTGGACTCTTGTTCGAGACACAATTGCATATGTACTTGAACAAACTACGCTTGATGATTTATTAAAAGGAAATTTAAAACCTATCCAATTAAATTAACTACAAATTTTGTCTTTTTTTAGAAAACAGGTAGACATCATTTCATGAATAGGCTATAATCCAATTAATCATACAAAACCAATTGAATTACTAAGTTATAAAACTACATACTAAAAGATGCCGATTAGACAACTAAAGGCTCCTTCTTATCTAATTCCAATTAATGGTGTGTAGATGAAAGGAGTCTTTTTTATTTAAAACTCGACTGAATTAGTCGAGATTAAAAATGGAGGGATTTTCTATGGGAGAAAAGCAAATTGACCAACAGTGGATTGATCGTATTGTGCAGTCACTTCAAGGCATTGAATATGGGTCAGTGGAGATTGTTGTTCATGATTCACAAATTACTCAAATCGACAGATTAGAAAAGCAGCGTTTTCCTCTACAAAAGAAACAACAAACAGGAAAGTTAAAAGAAGTGAAATTTAAATAATATTGCTTAAAATAAGAGCTTTAAAGCTCTTATTTTTTGTTTTTATAGATAAAAAGGTGTAGAAAAGGGAAGATAAAAAAATAGAAGCTTTATTCTTTACATAGGGTAGGGGGGTATGTTAATCTCAAAATAGAAAGGGGGAGAATAATTGAAAGAAGAGAAAGTTGTAGAAGAAAATCTTTGTCATATTTCAACTGAGCGAAGAAGTCATCATTCTGAAGAAGTAAAAAAGAATTTAACAAGTCGCTTAAATCGTGTTGAAGGTCAGATCCGTGGCATTAAAGGATTGATTGATAAAGATACGTATTGTGATGACGTAATTACACAAATTGCAGCTGCTCAATCAGCTTTAAATAGTGTCAGTAAAATATTGCTTGAAGGTCATTTAAAACATTGCGTGGTAGAGCGTGTTAAAAATGATGATCCAGAAATTATTGATGAGTTATTAACAACAATGAAGAGATTAATGAAATAAAGGAGATGGAGAACATGGAAAAAGTAACTTTAAACGTTGAAGGCATGTCATGTAACCACTGTGTAAAAGCAATTGAAAGCAGCGTTGGAGAACTTAATGGAGTAGAAAAAGTAGACGTAAACTTGAATGAAAAAGCTGTAACAGTTGAATTTGATAAAGATAAAGCAACACTTGATGAAATTAAAGAAACAATTGATGACCAAGGCTATGATGTGAAATAAATAAATAGCGTACGAGATTTCGTACGCTATTTTTCTTAAAAATATATACCCTGTGCAGGTATATGGGGGAGGGCAATATGACAACGTATAAAGAAGCTTCCTTGTCTATTAGTGGAATGACATGTGCAGCATGTGCAAATCGAATTGAGAGAGGATTAAAAAAGTTAGAAGGGATAGAGGAAGCAAATGTAAACTTTGCGTTAGAGTCGTGTACCGTAAAGTATAATAAAGATGAAATAAACGAAAATCAAATTGAAGAAAAAGTGAATAAGCTTGGTTATGAAGTTGTAAAAGAAAAAACAGAGC from Priestia filamentosa encodes the following:
- a CDS encoding amino acid ABC transporter ATP-binding protein, with product MIKLSGIKKSFGDQEILKDISLKVEHGKVVAILGPSGSGKTTLLRCLNYLEKPDEGTVSVGEISLNAHSVRKKEIIALRRQSAMVFQHYNLFSHKTVLQNVMEGLVVVHKMKKSIAKEQSKQMLTKVGLEDKLHHYPSQLSGGQQQRVGIARALALNPKVILFDEPTSALDPELVGEVLSVIKEIAREGITMIIVTHEMNFAREVADYVLFMDEGVIVEEGVPEQLFYKPNEERTIRFLKRLEGNDYRNQDHIVKEVHQHAL
- a CDS encoding amidohydrolase is translated as MIYIKEERKMNAKVLEERLIHIYRHLHQYPELSHEEFETTSRIKEWLIDKGIRLEETALKTGVVANIGNNEGPVVAIRADIDALSIQENTDLSYASQIPGKMHACGHDFHTAAAIGAAYLLKKEEEQLRGSVRFLFQPAEEYGAGAEKVIKAGHLEDVEGIIGLHNKPDLQVGTIGIKRGPLMAAVDRFKVVINGKGAHAALPHNGSDPIVASAHIITALQTVVSRNVSPLKSAVVSVTRIEGGNTWNVIPNSVTIEGTVRTFDKEVRVHVKERFYTILENIFNTFLMEGDIKWYEGPPPLINHCSILEAIESGAKSAELKVIEPELSTAGEDFAHYLEKVPGAFAFLGTSGTEDWHHPSFTINEKALIKGAYFLYSSAKYLLQQQHDVLKI
- a CDS encoding riboflavin kinase, which translates into the protein METKKKVQWISKQEFGGEVIHGMKIGRKLGFPTANVASSSPSLQNGVYGVQVHLNSKKYEGIMNIGFKPTIGSDLKHTIEIHLLNFEGDLYGQHLKCIPLFYIRSEQKFSSLHSLLKQIKEDKEYARVVFRSENIDQNKRIS
- the ssuE gene encoding NADPH-dependent FMN reductase → MTNAVIIYGGNSKKSRLKGLFDKAEQYFKKENVLTETVFVSELPAEDLISANFHSQEIIKANEKVANAHIVVVLTPVYKAAYTGILKTYLDLLPQKGLQGKTVVPLVLGGSFGHLLSIDYAIKPVLSALGATNILSGAYVIDIQVEKVNSEHYAIEDEISERIDKLLALSINEEKRTIPVN
- a CDS encoding RrF2 family transcriptional regulator; the encoded protein is MKVSSKGEYALRALIVLGQKKELMSISDISDATLVTVKYLEKILLTLKKLGYVESKRGIHGGYFLSQQPEDINIGEVIRKIEGPLSPMSCASVTAYEPCALEKTCLLKPLWTLVRDTIAYVLEQTTLDDLLKGNLKPIQLN
- a CDS encoding YezD family protein gives rise to the protein MGEKQIDQQWIDRIVQSLQGIEYGSVEIVVHDSQITQIDRLEKQRFPLQKKQQTGKLKEVKFK
- a CDS encoding metal-sensitive transcriptional regulator; translated protein: MKEEKVVEENLCHISTERRSHHSEEVKKNLTSRLNRVEGQIRGIKGLIDKDTYCDDVITQIAAAQSALNSVSKILLEGHLKHCVVERVKNDDPEIIDELLTTMKRLMK
- the copZ gene encoding copper chaperone CopZ — its product is MEKVTLNVEGMSCNHCVKAIESSVGELNGVEKVDVNLNEKAVTVEFDKDKATLDEIKETIDDQGYDVK